In Balaenoptera musculus isolate JJ_BM4_2016_0621 chromosome 17, mBalMus1.pri.v3, whole genome shotgun sequence, a genomic segment contains:
- the LOC118883352 gene encoding ATP synthase membrane subunit DAPIT, mitochondrial-like: MEGRGPETDAQFKFTGIKKYFNSYTLTGRMNCALTTYGGIALIVLYFMLRSKKTPAVKAT; the protein is encoded by the exons ATGGAGG GACGGGGTCCAGAAACAGACGCCCAGTTCAAATTCACTggtatcaaaaaatatttcaactctTACACTCTTACGGGGAGAATGAATTGTGCACTGACCACATACGGAGGTATTGCTTTGATAGTCTTATACTTTATGTTAAGGTCTAAAAAAACTCCAGCTGTGAAAGCAACATAA